The Cellulosimicrobium cellulans genome contains the following window.
TGACGTCCACCGGGACGCCGTCGGCGTTCGTCGCACGCACCGCGACGTACGCCTTGCCGGCGAGGCACCGGATCTGGACCTCGGTGGTGACGTCGAGCGGCTGCTCGACCACCTCGCCCGCGAGGACGAAGTCCTCGAACGCGACGACCGCGGGCTGGGTCTGGTTCTTGCCGAGCGCGAACGGCCCGACCCCGATCCCGTCGAGCTGGTCGTTCGTCACGGCGGCGAGCTCGGTCCACCGCTCGCCGTCGAGCGACCACGAGCCGACGAACGTGTCGCCGGAGCGGGCCAGGCGCACGTGGTACGTCTTGTCCGCCTCGCGGGGCAGGTCCGACACGCCGGGCTGCGGCTGCAGCACGACGTCGCCCTTCTCGCTGCGGAGCTCGAACCCGACGGTGCCGTTGGCGGCCCCGTTGTGGATCACGTCGAGCTTCACGTAGTTGGCCTGGTCCTTGTAGACCATGAGGCCGCCCTGGTGGTAGTTCTGCGTGAGGTCGGCGCGCACCGTCGTCTCGACGGTCCACTCGTCGCCCGTCACGACCTTCGAACGGACGATGTTCGGCACGGTGGAGTTCGTCGCGCCGAAGATGTCGTCGTCGGTCGTGGTGAGCTGCAGCGCGCCGTCCGCGACGGCGAGCCGCGACGGGTCGGCGTCGACGACGTACCAGCGGCACGGGTCGAGGCCGAGGCCGGACCCGCTGCCGTCGAACGTGTCGCTCGCGGTGACGTCCTCGCACACGGGGACGCCGCTGCCGTCGACCTCGCGCACGTGGTCGAACGCGACGTCGATCTGGTTCGCGCCCGCGCTCTTGCCGAGCGCGAACACGCCGACGCCCGCGTCGCCGAGCCCCGCGTGCGTGACGGCGCGCGTGGTCGGGACCCAGGTCTGCCCGTTGTCGAGCGAGTACGACCCGGTGAACGAGTCGCCGTCGCGCGACAGGCGCAGCAGGTACTCGCCGTAGACGGGCTTCGCGACGTCGAGGACGTCGCCGTTCGTGGACTGCACGACGTCGCCGATCTCGCTGCGGAGCTCGACGCGCAGGCCGCCCGGGTGCTGGACCACGGCGAGCTTGACGTAGTCGGACTCCGACGCGCGGACGATGAGGCCGCCCTGCTGGTACTGGTTCGCGAACGCGGCCGTCATCTTCGTCTCGACCGTCCAGGAGTCGCCCGGCTGGTCGGTCGTGATGATGTTCGGCACCCGCTGGTTGCCGGTGCCGGCGAAGTCGGCGTCCGTCGTGCGCACGACCCACTTCCCGTCGCGCACCTGGGCGAGGTCGGGGCGGAGGTCGACGACGTCCCAGCGGCAGCCGTCGAGCGCCTCGCCCTCGAACTCGTCCGCGGGCCCGCGCTGCGGGTCGGGCTCGGTGCACTCGAGCGTGCCGTACACGGAGACCGCGACGGTGCCGGTCGCGTGCGCGCCCGACGGGTCGCTCACAGTGACCTTGGCCGTGTAGCTCCCGGCCGCCGTGTACGTGTGCTGCGCGGTCGCGCCCGTCGCCGTGCCGCCGTCGCCGAAGTCCCACGCGTACGTGAGCGCGTCGCCGTCGGCGTCGGAGGCCTGCGCGGCGAACGCGACGTCGAGCGGCGCGTCGCCCGTGGCGGGCGTCGCCGTCACGGAGCCGACGACCGGGGCCACGTTGTTCGCCGCTCCCCGACCCGTGAAGGTGACGGAGTCGACGTCGAACATGTCGCCCGTCGCCCCCGTCGTCGAGCGCGCGACGAAGTAGAGCGTGCGCGTGCCGCCCGGGTCGGTGACCGGGACCGCCTGCGTGCGCGCCGGCGTCTCCCAGCTCCCGGTCGGCGACAGCGTGAGCGTCGCGAGGACCGGGCCGTCCACGGCACCGTCCCGCACGTCGAGCACGCCGCCGGAGCCGCCCGAGCTGTACCGCGCGGAGATCGAGTCGATGCCCGCGAGGTTCATCCGGTCGAACGCGAACCAGTCGCCGGCCGCGATGTACCCGAGCTGCTTGCCGCCCTCGGAGATGTCCTTCGCGACGACCTGGACGCCCTGGCTGTCGGTGAAGTACTCGGCCTGCTTGGTGCGCGTGTGCAGGACGGCCTCGTCGTCGGACGCGAGCGCGGGCACGCCGTCGGCGCCCCCGCCGTCGGTGTACGTCGCGTTGACGACGCCGAAGATGTTCGCGTCGAGGCCGTGCCCCTCGTCCTTGGCGGTCGTGAGGACGCCCTCGCAGCCCGTGGCACTGGACAGCGGGTGTCCGTGGTTGTCGTGGCCGAGGATGTACTCGACGACGACCCGGCTGCAGTCGACCTGCGCGCCGTCCTCGGCGTCGGTGACCGTGACCCGGAACGGGACCTGGTCGCCGAAGTCGAAGAACTGGCCGTCGGCCGGGAGCTCGAGCGTCACCTCGGGCGCGGTGTTGCCCACGGTGATGGTCGTGGTCGCCACGCCCTGCTTGCCGTCGGCGTCGGTGACGGTGAGCCGCACCTCGTGCCGGCCGTTCTCGGTGAACGTCCGCGAGACCTGGGCGTCGGTGGCGTCGGTCTCGCCGTCACCGTCGAGGTCCCAGGCGTACGTGAACTCCTTGCCGTCCGGGTGGGAGGACCCGGTGCCGTCGAACGACACGGCGAGCGGTGCCTGGCCGTTCGTCGGCGTCGCGTCGATCTGCGCGACGGGCGAGCGGCCCCCGCGCACGTAGTCGATCCGGTAGACGGCCGAGAGCGCGTCGCCCCCGAAGTAGCCGCCGCCGTAGTCGAGCACGTAGAGCGAGCCGTCCGGGCCGAACTCGAGGTTCATCGGCCGACGGAGGTCCATGAAGTCCAGCGCAGGCACGAAGCCCGCGGGGCTGCCGTCCTCGTTCCGGATCGCCTCCTTGATCCACGCGCGGTCCCACTCGTAGAGCAGCGGCTTGCCGTCGTAGTAGGCGGGGAACTTGGTCTCGGACTCGAGCTCGGGGTCGTAGTCGTAGACGACGGCACCCATCGGGGACTCGCCGCCCGTCCCGAACGCGGGCACGGACCCGCCGTCGTACGGCTGCCACGCCGGCACGGCGGGCGGGAGGTCGACGAGGCCCGTGTTGTGCGGGCTCGTGTTCTTCGGCGCCGCGCAGTCGAACTTCGGCCCGGAGACCTTGGTCTCGAAGTCGTAGTCGTTGTACGCGAGGTTGTCGCCGATGCAGTACGGCCAGCCGTAGTTGCCCGCCTCGGAGATGACGTTGAACTCGACCGTGCCGCCGGGGCCGCGGTTCGCGTTCGCGCCGCCCGCGTCGGGACCGTAGTCGCCCAGGTGGACCTCGCCCGTCGCCTTGTCGACCCCGAAGCGGAACGGGTTGCGGAAGCCCATCGCGTAGATCTCGGGCCGGGTCTTGCCGGCCTCGTACTCGCCCTCGGGGAAGAGGTTGCCCTCGGGGACCGTGTACGACCCGTCCTCGGCGACCGTGATGCGCAGGAGCTTGCCCCGCAGGTCGTTCGTGTTGCCCGAGCTGCGGCGGGCGTCGAACGCCGGGTTGCGGGTCGCCCGCTCGTCGATCGGCGCGTAGCCGTCGGACGCGAAGGGGTTCGTGTCGTCACCCGTCGACAGGTAGAGGTTGCCCTCGGCGTCGAAGTCGATCTCGCCGCCCGCGTGGCAGCACAGCCCGCGGTCGGCCGGGACCTCGAGGATCTTCTGCTCGCTCGCGAGGTCCAGCAGGTTCTGCTCCGTGAGCCGGAACCGCGAGAGCTGGTTGTACCCCTCGAA
Protein-coding sequences here:
- a CDS encoding ThuA domain-containing protein; this encodes MTARPSRGRRQGVAAVTAAALVAPALTLATAAPAAAHDEFSVMVFSKTAGFRHGSIPAGVAAIQQLGTDHHFAVTPTEDAGAFTDANLAQYDAVVWLSTTGDVLNDEQQGAFERYIADGGGYAGVHGASDTEYDWPWYGELVGAYFNSHPQNQDATVVVADDEHPSTAHLPASWDRYDEWYNYRENPRGQVHVLASLDESSYSPGSGAMGADHPIAWCQEYDGGRSWYTGGGHTDESYTDPAFVQHLLGGIQTAAGAVDADCGATVDASFEQVTLAKGAAKTGEPIAMAVLPDGDVLHTSRDGRVWFTTADATTALAGTVPVYTHDEDGLQGVAIDPGFAENRWVYLYYAPRLDTPPGDAPETSADPAAFEAFEGYNQLSRFRLTEQNLLDLASEQKILEVPADRGLCCHAGGEIDFDAEGNLYLSTGDDTNPFASDGYAPIDERATRNPAFDARRSSGNTNDLRGKLLRITVAEDGSYTVPEGNLFPEGEYEAGKTRPEIYAMGFRNPFRFGVDKATGEVHLGDYGPDAGGANANRGPGGTVEFNVISEAGNYGWPYCIGDNLAYNDYDFETKVSGPKFDCAAPKNTSPHNTGLVDLPPAVPAWQPYDGGSVPAFGTGGESPMGAVVYDYDPELESETKFPAYYDGKPLLYEWDRAWIKEAIRNEDGSPAGFVPALDFMDLRRPMNLEFGPDGSLYVLDYGGGYFGGDALSAVYRIDYVRGGRSPVAQIDATPTNGQAPLAVSFDGTGSSHPDGKEFTYAWDLDGDGETDATDAQVSRTFTENGRHEVRLTVTDADGKQGVATTTITVGNTAPEVTLELPADGQFFDFGDQVPFRVTVTDAEDGAQVDCSRVVVEYILGHDNHGHPLSSATGCEGVLTTAKDEGHGLDANIFGVVNATYTDGGGADGVPALASDDEAVLHTRTKQAEYFTDSQGVQVVAKDISEGGKQLGYIAAGDWFAFDRMNLAGIDSISARYSSGGSGGVLDVRDGAVDGPVLATLTLSPTGSWETPARTQAVPVTDPGGTRTLYFVARSTTGATGDMFDVDSVTFTGRGAANNVAPVVGSVTATPATGDAPLDVAFAAQASDADGDALTYAWDFGDGGTATGATAQHTYTAAGSYTAKVTVSDPSGAHATGTVAVSVYGTLECTEPDPQRGPADEFEGEALDGCRWDVVDLRPDLAQVRDGKWVVRTTDADFAGTGNQRVPNIITTDQPGDSWTVETKMTAAFANQYQQGGLIVRASESDYVKLAVVQHPGGLRVELRSEIGDVVQSTNGDVLDVAKPVYGEYLLRLSRDGDSFTGSYSLDNGQTWVPTTRAVTHAGLGDAGVGVFALGKSAGANQIDVAFDHVREVDGSGVPVCEDVTASDTFDGSGSGLGLDPCRWYVVDADPSRLAVADGALQLTTTDDDIFGATNSTVPNIVRSKVVTGDEWTVETTVRADLTQNYHQGGLMVYKDQANYVKLDVIHNGAANGTVGFELRSEKGDVVLQPQPGVSDLPREADKTYHVRLARSGDTFVGSWSLDGERWTELAAVTNDQLDGIGVGPFALGKNQTQPAVVAFEDFVLAGEVVEQPLDVTTEVQIRCLAGKAYVAVRATNADGVPVDVTLTTPFGSKAFTGVQPGASAYQSFAARATSVEAGVVGVAATGDGRTFAADVAYDAKSCG